In a single window of the Tigriopus californicus strain San Diego chromosome 2, Tcal_SD_v2.1, whole genome shotgun sequence genome:
- the LOC131893290 gene encoding zinc finger C4H2 domain-containing protein-like isoform X2 — MSSPQHHLGGPASVASTSGSSNDVANRTQHERHTYAKLEALKEIRSKTIGLERLRLRLLHELESLESEDKCLSEYRREMELLQQEKMAHVEELRQIHADINAMETVIKQAEESRRQSHDTSRRILEDYAPLKHDVDLMRTELLGLEKLPEISSEEKNRLNTAGLLDKPKPHLSITDPRHPWHHPGAVDGDVKGFFGLGRHGPHPPNPFLAAAAAQHSAMGLGPLGPLGAAKAEQLRTSLTAQAPGSAPVAPFRQQPPPMKSCLSCHQQIHRNAPICPLCKAKSRSRNPKKPKKKD; from the exons ATGAGCTCCCCGCAACACCATCTGGGTGGACCCGCTTCGGTGGCCTCGACATCGGGTTCATCCAATGATGTGGCCAACCGGACCCAACATGAACGACACACCTACGCCAAATTGGAGGCCTTAAAAGAAATCCG GTCGAAAACAATTGGATTGGAGCGTTTGCGACTTCGATTGCTGCATGAATTAGAATCGTTGGAATCCGAGGACAAATGCTTGTCCGAATATCGCCGCGAAATGGAGCTTCTCCAACAGGAAAAAATGGCTCACGTTGAGGAGCTGAGACAAATCCACGCGGACATTAATGCA ATGGAAACGGTCATCAAGCAAGCCGAAGAATCTCGTCGCCAATCGCATGACACATCGCGTCGAATCCTGGAGGATTATGCTCCGCTCAAACATGATGTTGATCTAATGCGAACGGAGCTCTTGGGATTGGAAAAACTACCTGAAATCTCATCCGAGGAAAAAAACCGTCTCAATACCGCCGG GTTGCTGGACAAACCGAAGCCTCATTTGAGTATCACGGACCCCCGGCATCCTTGGCATCACCCTGGAGCCGTGGATGGCGATGTCAAGGGCTTCTTCGGATTAGGCCGTCACGGACCTCATCCACCCAACCCATTTTTAGCCGCAGCGGCTGCTCAGCATTCTGCCATGGGCCTGGGACCTTTGGGACCTTTGGGCGCGGCCAAGGCTGAACAATTGAGGACCTCATTGACGGCGCAAGCACCTGGATCTGCCCCGGTGGCTCCATTTAG GCAACAACCTCCGCCAATGAAGAGCTGCCTCTCATGCCATCAACAGATCCATCGGAATGCTCCCATCTGCCCTTTGTGCAAGGCTAAATCTCGTTCTCGCAACCCCAAGAAACCCAAGAAGAAAGATTGA
- the LOC131893290 gene encoding zinc finger C4H2 domain-containing protein-like isoform X1, which translates to MSSPQHHLGGPASVASTSGSSNDVANRTQHERHTYAKLEALKEIRSKTIGLERLRLRLLHELESLESEDKCLSEYRREMELLQQEKMAHVEELRQIHADINAMETVIKQAEESRRQSHDTSRRILEDYAPLKHDVDLMRTELLGLEKLPEISSEEKNRLNTAGLLDKPKPHLSITDPRHPWHHPGAVDGDVKGFFGLGRHGPHPPNPFLAAAAAQHSAMGLGPLGPLGAAKAEQLRTSLTAQAPGSAPVAPFRNLSYRQQPPPMKSCLSCHQQIHRNAPICPLCKAKSRSRNPKKPKKKD; encoded by the exons ATGAGCTCCCCGCAACACCATCTGGGTGGACCCGCTTCGGTGGCCTCGACATCGGGTTCATCCAATGATGTGGCCAACCGGACCCAACATGAACGACACACCTACGCCAAATTGGAGGCCTTAAAAGAAATCCG GTCGAAAACAATTGGATTGGAGCGTTTGCGACTTCGATTGCTGCATGAATTAGAATCGTTGGAATCCGAGGACAAATGCTTGTCCGAATATCGCCGCGAAATGGAGCTTCTCCAACAGGAAAAAATGGCTCACGTTGAGGAGCTGAGACAAATCCACGCGGACATTAATGCA ATGGAAACGGTCATCAAGCAAGCCGAAGAATCTCGTCGCCAATCGCATGACACATCGCGTCGAATCCTGGAGGATTATGCTCCGCTCAAACATGATGTTGATCTAATGCGAACGGAGCTCTTGGGATTGGAAAAACTACCTGAAATCTCATCCGAGGAAAAAAACCGTCTCAATACCGCCGG GTTGCTGGACAAACCGAAGCCTCATTTGAGTATCACGGACCCCCGGCATCCTTGGCATCACCCTGGAGCCGTGGATGGCGATGTCAAGGGCTTCTTCGGATTAGGCCGTCACGGACCTCATCCACCCAACCCATTTTTAGCCGCAGCGGCTGCTCAGCATTCTGCCATGGGCCTGGGACCTTTGGGACCTTTGGGCGCGGCCAAGGCTGAACAATTGAGGACCTCATTGACGGCGCAAGCACCTGGATCTGCCCCGGTGGCTCCATTTAG GAATCTGTCTTACAGGCAACAACCTCCGCCAATGAAGAGCTGCCTCTCATGCCATCAACAGATCCATCGGAATGCTCCCATCTGCCCTTTGTGCAAGGCTAAATCTCGTTCTCGCAACCCCAAGAAACCCAAGAAGAAAGATTGA
- the LOC131893289 gene encoding RING finger and CHY zinc finger domain-containing protein 1-like: MTSTTSKEPEEHPSKSVRRKVTSPHYGCDHYKRNCEFYTPCCQKTYRCRFCHDQMEQHVLQREDVQELVCSTCATRQDVRKDCRSCGVIFGKYFCFECKLFDDEDKQQFHCDGCGICRIGGRENFFHCPTCNMCLPKHLEGNHRCIENLSRANCPICQEDIHTSREPSQIPPCNHLIHKSCFDQLVRSGHFFCPVCAHSLVDMRDMWKLYDQQIDETPLPAVYQSLFALSYCRDCLKTSRSSFHILGIKCSHCSGYNTVREKGPLLRLVEGTFIEANLVEEVTRGMNAEDALNMDLSPVQSRADSSPILADPQMERIHNERFRIQETSAEEWDSRSGGAVSNLVSSPPSSRGILNDPVEDEEVDNEEAK, translated from the exons ATGACTTCAACCACGTCCAAAGAACCAGAGGAACACCCTTCGAAATCGGTTCGCCGTAAAGTGACCTCTCCTCACTATGGTTGTGATCATTACAAGAGGAATTGCGAATTCTAC ACGCCATGTTGCCAAAAAACATATCGTTGTCGGTTCTGCCATGATCAAATGGAGCAACATGTTCTCCAACGTGAAGATGTTCAAGAGTTGGTGTGTTCCACGTGTGCCACCCGACAAGATGTCCGAAAGGATTGCCGATCCTGTGGAGTGATATTTGGAAAG TATTTCTGCTTCGAATGTAAGCTCTTCGATGATGAAGATAAACAGCAATTCCATTGTGATGGGTGCGGTATTTGCCGCATCGGAGGACGCGAGAACTTCTTCCATTGTCCCACGTGTAATATGTGTTTACCCAAACACCTGGAGGGGAATCACCGG TGCATCGAAAACCTCTCTCGAGCAAATTGCCCCATTTGCCAAGAAGATATTCACACCTCCAGGGAACCGAGCCAAATCCCACCGTGCAATCATTTGATCCACAAGTCTTGCTTCGATCAACTTGTGCGGTCTGGCCATTTCTTCTGTCCCGTGTGCGCTCATAGCTTGGTCGATATGCGAGACATGTGGAAGCTTTATGATCAACAAATCGACGAGACGCCCTTACCAGCCGTGTATCAG AGTCTATTTGCGTTGTCTTATTGCCGAGACTGCCTGAAGACGTCAAGATCATCTTTCCACATCTTGGGGATCAAATGCAGCCATTGTTCAGGCTACAACACAGTCCGAGAGAAAGGTCCTTTGCTCAGATTAGTGGAGGGCACAT TCATCGAAGCTAACTTGGTAGAAGAGGTCACAAGAGGCATGAATGCCGAAGACGCCCTGAATATGGACCTCTCTCCAGTTCAATCTCGTGCGGACTCGTCCCCAATTCTAGCCGATCCTCAAATGGAGAGAATTCACAATGAGCGTTTCCGCATTCAAGAAACCTCAGCGGAAG AATGGGACAGTCGCTCTGGAGGAGCAGTGAGTAATCTGGTAAGCTCCCCTCCGTCAAGTCGTGGGATTTTGAATGATCCTGTGGAGGATGAAGAGGttgacaatgaagaagccaagTAG